The Rhizobium sp. BG4 genomic sequence TGCGGGAAGACCGCATCGGTGGCCGCAAGCAGCTTGCGGGCGCAGGCGACATAGGCGACGTCGGTGTGGATCTTACGCGTATAGACCGGGAAATCCGAGAGACCATCGAGCTGCGAGCGCTTGATCTCGGCATCCCAATAGGCGCCCTTCACCAGACGCACCATCATCCGGCGGCCGGAGCGGCGCGACAGGTCGATAATATAGTCGATCACGAAGGGGCAGCGCTTGCCATATCCCTGGACGACGAAACCAAGGCCGTTCCAGCCCTTCAGCGCCGGATCGAAGCTGAGCTCTTCCAGGAGATCGAGCGAGAGCTCCAGGCGGTCGGCTTCTTCGGCGTCGATGTTCAGGCCGATATCGTATGTGCGGGCGAGCAGCGCCAGCTTTTGGACGCGGGGAAGCAGCTCTTCCATGACGCGCTTCGACTGCGCGCGCACATAGCGCGGATGCAGGGCGGAGAGCTTGATGGAAATGCCGGGGCCTTCATAGATGCCACGGCCGGCGGCCGCCTTGCCGATGGCGTTGATGGCGTTCTCGTAGTCGCGATAGTAGCGCTCGGCATCCTTCGCCGTGGTCGCGGCTTCGCCCAGCATGTCGTAGGAATAGCGGAAGCCGCGGGATTCCAGCGGGCGGGCGCGCTTCAGCGCCTCGTCGATGGTCTCGCCGGTGACGAACTGCTCACCCATCATGCGCATCGCCATGTCGACGCCGCGGCGGATTACCGGTTCGCCGCAGCGGGCGATCAGACGGGTCAGCGCCGCCGCCAGGCTGCGATCGTTGACCGTGGAGGTCAGCTTGCCTGTGACGACGAGGCCCCAGGTCGCGGCATTGACGAATAGCGAGCGACCTCCGCCGACGTGGGACTTCCAGTCGCCTTCGGAAATCTTGTCGCGGATCAACGCATCGCGGGTCGCGGTATCGGGAATGCGCAGCAGCGCTTCGGCAAGGCACATGAGGGCAACGCCCTCCTGGCTCGACAGCGAATATTCCTGAACCAGCCCTTCGACGCCGGTGCCCTTGTGCTTGGCGCGCAGCGCCTCGATCAGCTTGCGCGCGGTGCCGCGGATCGTCGTCTTCAGATCGTCGGGAACCTTGGCGGCCGCGACCAGCGGCGGCAGGCACTCGGTCTCAGGACGCCGGTAGGCCGCGGTGATCGCCTTGCGAAGCTCCGACTGCTCGCGGATCGGCGGGGCAAACTGGGCAAAGGGCGAATTCGGGTTCGATCCGGAGGCGTTGTCGGCGACGTCTTTGAGCATGGAAGGTCCTAGCGGCGAAGGTTGTTGAACGTCCAAAAGCCGGCGCCTTCGGGCTTCTCCAAAGCCCTCTGTCACCAGCAAGCGCAGCATAACATGACCGCTTCAGGTCGATCTAACTTGCTTTCGGCATCATCCAGTGGCAATCGTCTATTCTAGTCCCATTCGAGAAGGCGTCATGACTAGAGAAGCGGCAAATTTTAGTGAACTTGACCAGTTCGATAAGAAGATACTGGAGGCCCTCTCGGAAGACGGCCGAATGTCCATTACGGACCTTGCTGCCCGCGTCGGCCTGTCGAATACACCCTGCCAGATTCGCTTCAAGCGCTTGCTGGCGGAAGGCTATATCGAAGGTTTCAGGGCGGTGCTCAATCCTGCCAAGATGGAACTCGATCACGTCGCCTTTGTCGAGGTCAAACTCTCGAATACCACCGAAGGTGCGCTGAAGAGCTTCAACGATGCGGTCAAGAAGATCAAGGAGGTCGAGCAGTGCCACATGATCGCAGGCCGCTTCGATTATCTGCTGAAGGTCCGCACCCGCGACATCGCCAAATACCGCCGTGTCCTCGGCGAAAAGATCTCGACGCTGCCGCATGTCGCGAGCACATCGACCAACCCGGCCATGGAAACCGTCAAGGACGGCTGGGACCAAACTCACCTGTGATCGGCTCCGAAGGCTCTTGAGGCGCCGCTCTCATGTGTCCTGCTGGCTGCCTTCCAGCACCTTCGCGATCTCTTCGCCGCTTGCCCGGATGTGCTTGCTGAGGGCCGACGTTGCGACAGCGATGTCGCGCGTGCGGCAGGCTTCCAGAAGCCCGCGATGTTCCTCATCGGCGCGGCGCCGGTAATCCAGTGCGCCGACGTGAACATTCGAGTATCGCGCCAGCGCCACATACTGGCCGGCAATCAGCGTCTTCAGGCGCGGCGACGCCGTGCCAGCGTAGAGGCTGTTGTGGAACTGCTCGTTCAGCGCCGTCCACTTCGCGGCATCCTGGCATGCCTCCATCCGGTCGAGTATCGCTTCGGCCTCCTCGAACTGGCGGTCGGTG encodes the following:
- a CDS encoding GntR family transcriptional regulator, producing MPTLAEIAARPRARFKTAMEIAVEGLREAILEGAIKADSPLRQEELAKVFGVSRMPIREALRQLEAEGLVLSAPHRGAVVAELLPAEVREIDQIRSALETLALSLSLPLLTDRQFEEAEAILDRMEACQDAAKWTALNEQFHNSLYAGTASPRLKTLIAGQYVALARYSNVHVGALDYRRRADEEHRGLLEACRTRDIAVATSALSKHIRASGEEIAKVLEGSQQDT
- a CDS encoding Lrp/AsnC family transcriptional regulator produces the protein MTREAANFSELDQFDKKILEALSEDGRMSITDLAARVGLSNTPCQIRFKRLLAEGYIEGFRAVLNPAKMELDHVAFVEVKLSNTTEGALKSFNDAVKKIKEVEQCHMIAGRFDYLLKVRTRDIAKYRRVLGEKISTLPHVASTSTNPAMETVKDGWDQTHL